In Pseudomonadota bacterium, the following are encoded in one genomic region:
- a CDS encoding ACP dehydratase, translated as MTKDYSLPCPAIDLMPHRPPMLLINRLLARDREKDTGIAEGVIPEAGFFYDPENGFLPEYFIELVAQSAAAINGYDALVDGKPQMKGFLVGVDDFVMEGSAQPGETVQIHLIKKLEFGAVTIMEGRVAGARGEICHGNVRAWEEGK; from the coding sequence ATGACAAAAGACTATAGCCTGCCATGCCCGGCAATTGACCTCATGCCCCACCGGCCGCCGATGCTGTTGATCAATCGTCTTCTCGCAAGGGATAGGGAGAAAGATACCGGAATCGCCGAAGGGGTTATCCCTGAGGCAGGCTTTTTTTATGACCCGGAAAACGGCTTTCTTCCGGAATATTTTATAGAACTGGTGGCGCAGTCCGCAGCTGCGATAAATGGCTATGATGCACTTGTCGACGGCAAGCCACAGATGAAAGGCTTTCTTGTGGGAGTTGATGATTTTGTCATGGAAGGATCTGCCCAACCAGGGGAAACGGTGCAGATTCATCTGATAAAGAAATTGGAATTCGGCGCGGTGACCATCATGGAAGGCCGTGTTGCCGGCGCAAGAGGCGAGATCTGCCACGGCAACGTCCGGGCCTGGGAAGAGGGTAAATGA
- the fabG gene encoding 3-oxoacyl-ACP reductase FabG produces the protein MQKTPVVLVTGASRGIGAAIARRLAMGGYDIWLNYHSNHDAAAVVKKDIEKQGRNCLLLPFDVGDEKAMDEQLGPLLEETTPYGLVHNAGVTRDTLAAMMTRTDWDTVINVHLTGFFLLSRMIVKLMLSERKGRIIAVSSVSGETGQAGQMNYSAAKAGMIGAVKALARETAKRNILVNAVSPGLIDTEMIKELPLERILPMIPQGRVGTVEEVAGIVNFLMGEEAGYITGQVFSVNGGLYM, from the coding sequence ATGCAGAAAACACCAGTTGTTCTTGTTACCGGCGCAAGTCGCGGGATCGGCGCGGCGATTGCCAGGCGCCTTGCGATGGGTGGATATGATATCTGGTTGAACTATCATTCCAATCATGATGCCGCAGCTGTTGTGAAAAAAGATATAGAGAAACAGGGGCGCAACTGTCTGTTGCTGCCCTTTGATGTTGGTGATGAAAAGGCGATGGATGAGCAGCTGGGCCCCTTGCTTGAAGAGACAACCCCTTACGGGCTTGTCCATAATGCCGGAGTGACCAGGGATACTCTGGCTGCGATGATGACCCGTACCGACTGGGACACGGTTATAAATGTTCATCTCACCGGATTTTTTCTCCTGAGCCGGATGATCGTCAAGTTGATGCTTTCGGAACGCAAGGGAAGAATTATTGCCGTGTCATCGGTATCGGGCGAGACCGGTCAGGCCGGACAGATGAATTATTCCGCAGCCAAAGCCGGGATGATCGGTGCGGTAAAGGCCCTGGCCCGGGAAACAGCCAAGCGCAATATTTTAGTAAATGCCGTCTCTCCCGGATTGATTGATACTGAAATGATCAAGGAGCTGCCGCTGGAAAGAATTCTGCCAATGATCCCCCAGGGGCGGGTAGGCACCGTTGAGGAAGTGGCCGGAATTGTCAATTTTCTTATGGGGGAGGAGGCCGGCTACATCACCGGCCAGGTTTTCAGTGTGAACGGCGGCCTGTATATGTAA